In the Methanofastidiosum sp. genome, GGAAATCAGTGTAGGTAGATTATTTTCAGGAACCTTAAAAACTGGTCAAGAGGTATGGATAGTAGCAACAAAAAACAAGAGGAGAGTTCAGCAAGTCGGAATTTTCATGGGGGCAGACAGGGAGAACTTAGAGGTAGTTCCATGCGGTAACATAGTTGCAGTTACAGGCCTAAAAGAAGCAATAGCCGGTGAAACAATTTGTACTGGTGATGAACCAATCACACCCTTTGAGGCGATAAAGCACTACTCAGAACCTGTAGTCACAGTTGCAGTAGAGCCAAAAAATACCAAAGATTTAGCAAAACTAGTTGAAGTTTTGAGACAAGTTTCAAAGGAAGACCCAACACTAGTAGCCAAAATCAATGAAGATAGCGGAGAATATTTATTATCTGGTATGGGAGAACTTCACTTAGAGGTAGTCGGTTACAGAATTACTCATGACAGAGGGATTGATATAAAATTATCCCAACCAATTGTTATCTACAGAGAATCAATTGATGGTAAATCTGAAGCTGTAGAAGGTAAATCTCCAAACAAACATAACAGATTCTATATGCAGGTAGAGCCTTTAGAGGATAATGTTTACAATGCAGTAAAAGAGGGAATAATACCCGAAGGCAGAATTAAAGGCAAAGATCTAGGTCCACAACTAAGAGAACTTGGAATGGATAGTGACGAAGTAAAAGGTATTGCAGATGTTTACAACGGGAACGTATTCTTCAACATGACAAAAGGAATAGTGTACATTAACGAAGTAATAGAACTTGTCATACAATCAATTCATGAAGCTATTGACGGAGGCCCATATTCAAGAGAGCCCGTAATGAAACTCAAGATAAAGCTTGTAGATTGTAAGCTTCACGAGGATTCCATTCACAGAGGTCCAGCGCAAGTTATACCTGCTGTAAGGGAAGGACTATTTGCAGCAATGCTATATGCAAGACCTGTGATATACGAGCCTATCCAGAAAGTTACTATTACGTCACCTCAAGACTACATGGGAGCTGTAACAAGAGAAGTGCAGTCTAGAAGAGGGCAGATATTGGATATTTCTCAGGAAGGAGATATGACAACAGTTGTCTCTATCACACCAGTTTCTGAAATGTTCGGATTTGCTGGTGACATAAGAGGCGCAACTGAAGGTAGGGCACTATGGTCAACTGAATATGCAGGTTACCAGAAGCTTCCAACAGAACTTCAGATGCAGACCGTTGAGGCAATCAGAAAGAGGAAAGGACTTAAACCACAGCCTCCAAAACCTGAAGATTACCTAAACATGTAAAATGGAAAAAGCTTAAAAATGGATTTAATTTAGAGGATTATACCAGATATAATAAAAATATAGTAAAAAAAGGAGGAAATAATTATGGCAACTCAAAAACCACATTTAAATGTAGCCTTTATCGGCCATGTCGATCACGGAAAATCTACGTCCGTAGGTCAATTACTAGTTATGCACGGTGATATCAGAGCAGATCTCATTAAAAAGTTCGAGGAAATGGGAGAAAAAGGTAAGACGTTTAAGTTTGCTTGGGTAATGGATAATCTAAAGGAAGAGAGAGAAAGAGGAGTTACAATAGATCTTTCTCACAAAAAGTTTGAAACTGATTCAAAATACATTACAATCGTGGACTGTCCAGGTCACAGAGATTTCGTTAAAAACATGATTACTGGAGCTTCACAAGCAGATGCCGCAGTTCTAGTAGTTGCAGTAAATGATGGTATCATGCCACAGACACAGGAGCACGTTTTCTTGTCTAGAACACTTGGTATCCAACAAATAGCTGTATTGGTAAACAAGATGGACACAGTAAACTACTCGCAGGAGAAGTTTAACGCCATTAAGGCAGAAGTAGAGAAGTTAATTAAGACAGTTGGATTCAAAGTTGAAGAAACAAAGTTTATCCCTGGTTCAGCATTTAACGGAGACAACATAGCAGGTAAATCTGACAAGACACCATGGTACACAGGACCGTCATTATTAGAAGCCGTAGACTCTTTCAAAGAACCAGATAAACCAACAGACAAGCCACTTAGACTTCCAATTCAGGATGTTTACACAATCACTGGTGTAGGAACAGTACCTGTTGGAAGAGTAGAAACTGGAATAATGAAGAAGGGAGATACAGTATTATTCGAGCCAGCTACAACAGTATTTGGAAAGCCAATTTCTGGTGAAGTAAAGACAATCGAAATGCACCACGAAACACTAGATCAGGCACTACCAGGAGACAACGTTGGATTCAACGTTAGAGGTGTTGGAAAGAACGATATTAAGAGGGGAGATGTTCTAGGACATCCAAACAACCCACCAAGAGTAGTAACATTGAACGACTCTTTCAAAGCACAGATAGTAGTTCTAAGACACCCAACAGCCATAACCGCTGGATACACACCAGTATTCCACTGCCACACAGCACAGGTAGCATGCACATTTGAGAAACTACTTGCAGAGCTTGATCCAAAGACCGGTAACGTAAAGACTGAAAATCCTGACTTCCTAAAGAGCGGTAGCGCTGCCATTGTCCAGATAAAGCCAACAAAACCCATGGTTATTGAGGAAATAAAAGTAATACCTCAGTTGGGTAGGTTTGCCGTAAGGGATATGGGAGCAACAGTTGCCGCTGGAATGGTCCAGTCTATAACTAAGGCATAAAATTTTAATTTATTTTATTTTTATTTGAA is a window encoding:
- the tuf gene encoding translation elongation factor EF-1 subunit alpha, giving the protein MATQKPHLNVAFIGHVDHGKSTSVGQLLVMHGDIRADLIKKFEEMGEKGKTFKFAWVMDNLKEERERGVTIDLSHKKFETDSKYITIVDCPGHRDFVKNMITGASQADAAVLVVAVNDGIMPQTQEHVFLSRTLGIQQIAVLVNKMDTVNYSQEKFNAIKAEVEKLIKTVGFKVEETKFIPGSAFNGDNIAGKSDKTPWYTGPSLLEAVDSFKEPDKPTDKPLRLPIQDVYTITGVGTVPVGRVETGIMKKGDTVLFEPATTVFGKPISGEVKTIEMHHETLDQALPGDNVGFNVRGVGKNDIKRGDVLGHPNNPPRVVTLNDSFKAQIVVLRHPTAITAGYTPVFHCHTAQVACTFEKLLAELDPKTGNVKTENPDFLKSGSAAIVQIKPTKPMVIEEIKVIPQLGRFAVRDMGATVAAGMVQSITKA
- a CDS encoding elongation factor EF-2, encoding MGRKEEMAKRVKELMKDPKYIRNTGIAAHIDHGKTTLSDNLLSGAGLMSEDLAGKQLVLDFDEQEQARGITINASNISMVHRNKGQDYLVNLIDTPGHVDFGGDVTRAMRAIDGCIIVVCAVEGKMPQTETVVRQALKERVKPTLFINKVDRLIRELQLSPEELQNRFVKIINEVNKLIKNAAPPEFKDSWQVSVTEGSVAFGSAYYNWAINVPYMKKTGISFKDIIEHCMNDTQKELSKKSPLHEILLDMMVTHLPNPLVAQKYRIPQIWKGDLESAVGKDMLECNPNGHLGMVVTKIVQDPHAGEISVGRLFSGTLKTGQEVWIVATKNKRRVQQVGIFMGADRENLEVVPCGNIVAVTGLKEAIAGETICTGDEPITPFEAIKHYSEPVVTVAVEPKNTKDLAKLVEVLRQVSKEDPTLVAKINEDSGEYLLSGMGELHLEVVGYRITHDRGIDIKLSQPIVIYRESIDGKSEAVEGKSPNKHNRFYMQVEPLEDNVYNAVKEGIIPEGRIKGKDLGPQLRELGMDSDEVKGIADVYNGNVFFNMTKGIVYINEVIELVIQSIHEAIDGGPYSREPVMKLKIKLVDCKLHEDSIHRGPAQVIPAVREGLFAAMLYARPVIYEPIQKVTITSPQDYMGAVTREVQSRRGQILDISQEGDMTTVVSITPVSEMFGFAGDIRGATEGRALWSTEYAGYQKLPTELQMQTVEAIRKRKGLKPQPPKPEDYLNM